Proteins encoded in a region of the Poecilia reticulata strain Guanapo linkage group LG14, Guppy_female_1.0+MT, whole genome shotgun sequence genome:
- the LOC103475685 gene encoding uncharacterized protein LOC103475685 — MFSFATALVPLIFPVGWGIGYAVTTGMNKVCDHFLPGKDSNEGYNQVEEDDPFWKGFPSTSKEQTDPAGEVCSEMMVQREGETAVAEKSNVAGEDLSAADLAAVAVAEVTAKALVSLVPSLQESPLKATFTGSFDSVEHLSEKPSLNVKISVDVEVSCSPGVNSEDSIGSDLLDVGRTSAGPGQAEENFFKFSDELQNSWVNAAFQSILNLSVTKRCLAKERVFLEALSIPCCGSLILSAVRQPGQHFSQQDLSPVLMELREKKLPSDVGKDYDIKSLLESVLVWLDSFGGDTDRELYDNDSCSNCGATSLRLLNDGAMIALPPVLFSTSISILLEYWLDLACKRRCSGCGSPWQKTHCLTDNKVLVFFLHRLTRKHQTKATQTIDVPAECGTETYHLSSVICVDPKLTDVYCYLMKGERTVKADNEHVFTADSDCSEDMSNKGFIYIYEKN, encoded by the exons atgttcagttttgcGACGGCGCTTGTTCCCCTGATATTCCCGGTTGGTTGGGGCATCGGATATGCCGTGACGACTGGGATGAACAAAGTGTGCGATCATTTCTTGCCAGGGAAGGATTCCAATGAAGGATACAATCAGGTTGAAGAGGATGATCCGTTTTGGAAAGGATTTCCATCCACTTCCAAAGAACAAACCgacccggctggggaggtttgttctgAGATGATGGTACAGCGTGAGGGTGAGACTGCAGTCGCAGAAAAATCTAACGTGGCTGGGGAAGATTTGTCTGCAGCTGATCTCGCAGCCGTAGCTGTGGCTGAAGTGACAGCCAAAGCTTTGGTTTCGCTGGTCCCATCCTTGCAGGAGAGTCCTCTGAAGGCCACTTTCACAGGATCCTTTGA cagtgTTGAACATTTGTCTGAAAAACCATCTCTGAATGTAAAGATTTCCGTTGATGTCGAGGTTTCCTGTTCTCCTGGAGTTAACTCAGAAGATAGCATTGGCTCGGATCTGCTAGATGTAGGGAGGACATCTGCAGGACCAGGACAAGCGGAGGAGAACTTCTTCAAGTTCTCAGATGAGCTCCAGAACAGCTGGGTGAACGCTGCGTTCCAGAGCATCCTAAACCTGAGCGTCACCAAGCGGTGTCTCGCTAAGGAAAGGGTTTTTCTGGAGGCATTGTCCATCCCCTGCTGTGGGAGTCTCATCCTCTCCGCTGTCCGTCAGCCCGGCCAGCATTTTAGTCAACAAGACCTTTCCCCAgttctgatggagctgagggAGAAGAAGCTCCCGTCGGACGTGGGAAAGGACTATGACATCAAAAGTTTGCTGGAGTCTGTGCTGGTCTGGCTGGATTCATTTGGCGGCGACACAGATAGAGAGTTGTACGACAACGACTCGTGCTCTAACTGTGGAGCCACTTCCCTCAGGCTCCTGAACGACGGCGCCATGATTGCCCTTCCACCAGTGTTATTTTCAACCAGTATATCTATACTGCTTGAATACTGGTTGGATTTGGCGTGCAAACGCCGTTGTTCAGGCTGCGGGTCACCCTGGCAGAAAACTCATTGCCTGACCGATAACAAGGTCCTGGTATTTTTTCTGCACAGGTTGACCAGGAAGCACCAAACCAAAGCCACTCAGACCATCGATGTGCCTGCAGAATGTGGGACGGAGACGTACCACCTGTCCTCCGTCATCTGTGTGGATCCAAAGCTGACAGACGTCTACTGTTATTTAATGAAGGGAGAACGAACCGTGAAGGCAGACAATGAGCATGTCTTCACTGCAGACAGCGACTGCAGTGAAGACATGTCCAACAAaggtttcatttacatttacgAGAAGAATTGA
- the sparta gene encoding spartin a isoform X3 codes for MAEPAELLVIKDQYELAQQSMNHGSAAQEADNKSEALVYYKKSRLHLRQGLEVPTGGERHQGEVWDKARQLQQKMKEMLGTIDIRLSDLEKSTPRDTHLLCKFSTPLYPDLVINSQPTNSSVLHLYPTIPDTTRSTTPAPISSIFPAVPNTHTLPAADLETVAMDSSTDLPPAYTPKPMDGHRSLAYDPAGGGLWSREPPDGKELLSIPSGVQLFFVEPNGQVSSLSSPGYLRVITTDNQQSDRSAGKPSGFLHVCDRLYPLSANTPVLLANSGIYMFPDCLAELPGSYVGLVLSSELPAADCEMFQDVLSQLADLRIQGTEGAEGEVINLTDKIPLSPPHEQADEMVPEGEKATLLLPGWSEKMAQGILSGATKLSQSFAKGAEATGNIIQKGAARIRDRITPEETPSEVSPQVTQGLNATKQATGGAVRVSKFLVNGISTIAGHVAEKVTPHVKKHGAKLVPESLKKSQDGQASNFDGAKFVAASSIQGTAMMRAKPQIQLSVQWATLV; via the exons ATGGCTGAGCCTGCTGAACTGCTGGTCATTAAGGATCAGTATGAGCTGGCCCAACAATCCATGAACCATGGATCAGCGGCTCAGGAAGCTGACAACAAATCAGAAGCTCTGGTGTATTACAAGAAGAGTCGTCTGCATCTTCGTCAAGGACTGGAGGTTCCTACTGGAGGGGAAAGGCATCAAGGAGAGGTCTGGGACAAGGCTAGGCAGCTTCAGCAGAAGATGAAGGAAATGTTAGGGACTATCGACATCCGTCTGTCTGATCTGGAAAAGTCCACACCAAGGGACACACACTTACTGTGCAAATTTTCTACTCCTCTTTACCCAGACTTGGTAATTAACAGTCAGCCCACCAATAGTTCTGTCCTCCATCTGTACCCCACCATACCAGATACAACCCGCAGCACAACACCAGCCCCCATCAGTTCTATTTTCCCTGCtgtcccaaacacacacacactccctgcAGCTGATCTGGAAACTGTGGCCATGGATAGCTCAACAGACCTGCCTCCAGCATACACTCCAAAGCCAATGGATGGGCACCGCAGCCTGGCTTACGATCCTGCTGGAGGCGGCCTCTGGTCAAGGGAACCACCAGATGGGAAGGAGCTGCTCTCCATCCCCTCTGGGGTGCAGCTGTTCTTTGTCGAACCAAACGGTCAGGTCAGCTCTCTCTCCTCTCCGGGCTACCTCCGTGTCATCACAACGGATAATCAGCAAAGTGATCGCAGTGCTGGAAAACCCTCTGGATTTTTACAT GTGTGTGACCGCCTGTATCCCCTGTCAGCAAACACCCCGGTGCTGCTGGCTAACTCTGGCATCTACATGTTCCCCGACTGCTTGGCAGAGTTACCCGGCTCCTATGTGGGTTTAGTGCTGTCGTCTGAACTGCCTGCTGCGGACTGTGAGATGTTTCAGGATGTTCTATCACAACTTGCTGATCTCAGGATCCAG GGAACAGAAGGAGCTGAAGGAGAGGTCATAAACTTGACTGATAAAATTCCCCTGAGTCCTCCGCATGAGCAAGCAGATGAAATGGTACCAGAGGGGGAAAAGGCAACACTTCTACTTCCTGGATGGAGCGAGAAGATGGCTCAAGGAATTTTGTCTG gAGCTACGAAATTGAGTCAGTCATTTGCAAAAGGCGCAGAGGCCACTGGGAATATCATTCAGAAAGGAGCAGCCAGGATCCGGGACCGCATCACACCAGAGGAGACCCCATCTGAGGTCAGTCCACAGGTCACCCAAGGTCTGAATGCTACCAAACAAGCCACCGGGGGCGCTGTTCGAGTCAGTAAATTCTTAG TGAATGGCATCAGTACAATTGCAGGACATGTGGCAGAAAAGGTGACACCGCATGTGAAGAAGCACGGTGCTAAGCTGGTCCCAGAGTCTCTGAAAAAAAGTCAGGATGGCCAGGCTTCCAACTTCGATGGAGCCAAGTTTGTAGCAGCCAGCAGCATACAAG GTACGGCAATGATGCGGGCCAAGCCACAGATACAGCTCTCCGTTCAGTGGGCAACATTGGTCTGA
- the ccna1 gene encoding cyclin-A1 translates to MLVMMNFSKNTHRGSPTHKENIPSSTKAESFQYPRTIQRSVLGSLSENEQRGRSLSQGSQFSKHSSVSDSSQLNFLGCPSSSSYDVYVEEACEVVLAASGQEVISDGYDLEVDANPLQNEHVRLLMEFSSSSCQDASMLSEPEESLISRETFCFDYSEDIYKNLRESEKQFRPKPSYLERHPEITNGMRVILVDWLVEVVQEYKLGSETLHLAVNYLDRFLSYTTFIKRNKLQLVGTAALLIAAKYEEIFPPELNEFVYITDCTYAKKQLLRMESVLLKVLDFKMAAPTTNQFLRLFMFIHSVCSTTENLAMYIAELSLLETDPFLQYTPSLLAAGTYCLATYTIHKSYWPDSLITFTGYTMEEIMPCLTSLHKLYISAETRPQQAVRDKYKTSRYCRVSGISPPTALPLP, encoded by the exons ATGTTGGTTATG ATGAATTTCAGTAAAAACACCCATCGTGGCAGTCCCACTCACAAGGAAAACATTCCATCTTCAACCAAAGCAGAATCCTTTCAGTACCCGAGGACCATACAGCGCTCAGTTCTCGGATCCTTGTCAGAAAACGAGCAGCGTGGACGATCCCTAAGCCAG GGAAGCCAGTTTTCCAAGCACAGTTCTGTTTCAGACAGCTCGCAGCTCAACTTTCTCGGCTGCCCATCCAGCTCCAGCTATGATGTGTATGTCGAGGAGGCTTGTGAAGTCGTTCTCGCCGCTTCGGGTCAGGAAGTCATTTCAGATGGTTATGACCTCGAGGTTGATGCTAATCCCCTGCAGAATGAACATGTCAGGCTCCTGATGGAGTTTAGTTCAA GTTCATGCCAGGATGCCTCCATGCTGTCCGAACCAGAAGAATCCCTGATATCTAGAGagactttctgttttgattatTCAGAAGATATTTACAAGAACTTGAGGGAGAGTGaa AAGCAGTTCAGGCCAAAGCCAAGCTACTTGGAGAGACATCCGGAGATCACCAATGGTATGCGGGTCATTCTGGTGGACTGGCTGGTGGAGGTTGTCCAGGAATACAAGCTCGGTTCTGAAACTCTGCACCTTGCTGTAAACTACCTGGACCGCTTTCTGTCCTACACAACATTTATCAAGAGGAACAAGCTGCAATTGGTGGGAACAGCTGCATTACTGATTGCCGC AAAATATGAAGAGATCTTTCCTCCCGAACTGAACGAGTTTGTGTACATCACAGACTGCACCTACGCTAAGAAACAGCTACTGCGGATGGAGAGCGTTCTGCTAAAGGTGCTGGACTTCAAGATGGCAGCACCCACCACCAATCAGTTCCTTCGCCTGTTCATGTTCATCCACTCTGTCTGTTCAACAACAGAGAACCTTGCTATG TACATAGCAGAGTTAAGTCTACTAGAAACGGATCCCTTCCTTCAATACACCCCATCCTTACTGGCAGCTGGAACCTACTGCTTAGCTACCTACACTATACATAAATCTTACTGG cctGATTCTTTAATTACCTTTACTGGGTACACGATGGAGGAAATCATGCCCTGCCTGACTTCTCTCCACAAGCTGTATATCAGTGCAGAGACTCGGCCACAACAAGCTGTCAGGGACAAGTACAAAACGTCAAG GTATTGCCGTGTTTCAGGGATCTCTCCCCCCACTGCTCTGCCTCTCCCCTGA
- the sparta gene encoding spartin a isoform X1, with the protein MAEPAELLVIKDQYELAQQSMNHGSAAQEADNKSEALVYYKKSRLHLRQGLEVPTGGERHQGEVWDKARQLQQKMKEMLGTIDIRLSDLEKSTPRDTHLLCKFSTPLYPDLVINSQPTNSSVLHLYPTIPDTTRSTTPAPISSIFPAVPNTHTLPAADLETVAMDSSTDLPPAYTPKPMDGHRSLAYDPAGGGLWSREPPDGKELLSIPSGVQLFFVEPNGQVSSLSSPGYLRVITTDNQQSDRSAGKPSGFLHVCDRLYPLSANTPVLLANSGIYMFPDCLAELPGSYVGLVLSSELPAADCEMFQDVLSQLADLRIQGTEGAEGEVINLTDKIPLSPPHEQADEMVPEGEKATLLLPGWSEKMAQGILSGATKLSQSFAKGAEATGNIIQKGAARIRDRITPEETPSEVSPQVTQGLNATKQATGGAVRVSKFLVNGISTIAGHVAEKVTPHVKKHGAKLVPESLKKSQDGQASNFDGAKFVAASSIQGLSTVWGSLETGAKHVCKSVATETVTTVKYKYGNDAGQATDTALRSVGNIGLTAHNFDNLGLKAFLKTTGKQTAKAMVKESDDEETEESTMQNDKHLTQAEKGVEMKEEAPEKTKDVNKEQDGKKKE; encoded by the exons ATGGCTGAGCCTGCTGAACTGCTGGTCATTAAGGATCAGTATGAGCTGGCCCAACAATCCATGAACCATGGATCAGCGGCTCAGGAAGCTGACAACAAATCAGAAGCTCTGGTGTATTACAAGAAGAGTCGTCTGCATCTTCGTCAAGGACTGGAGGTTCCTACTGGAGGGGAAAGGCATCAAGGAGAGGTCTGGGACAAGGCTAGGCAGCTTCAGCAGAAGATGAAGGAAATGTTAGGGACTATCGACATCCGTCTGTCTGATCTGGAAAAGTCCACACCAAGGGACACACACTTACTGTGCAAATTTTCTACTCCTCTTTACCCAGACTTGGTAATTAACAGTCAGCCCACCAATAGTTCTGTCCTCCATCTGTACCCCACCATACCAGATACAACCCGCAGCACAACACCAGCCCCCATCAGTTCTATTTTCCCTGCtgtcccaaacacacacacactccctgcAGCTGATCTGGAAACTGTGGCCATGGATAGCTCAACAGACCTGCCTCCAGCATACACTCCAAAGCCAATGGATGGGCACCGCAGCCTGGCTTACGATCCTGCTGGAGGCGGCCTCTGGTCAAGGGAACCACCAGATGGGAAGGAGCTGCTCTCCATCCCCTCTGGGGTGCAGCTGTTCTTTGTCGAACCAAACGGTCAGGTCAGCTCTCTCTCCTCTCCGGGCTACCTCCGTGTCATCACAACGGATAATCAGCAAAGTGATCGCAGTGCTGGAAAACCCTCTGGATTTTTACAT GTGTGTGACCGCCTGTATCCCCTGTCAGCAAACACCCCGGTGCTGCTGGCTAACTCTGGCATCTACATGTTCCCCGACTGCTTGGCAGAGTTACCCGGCTCCTATGTGGGTTTAGTGCTGTCGTCTGAACTGCCTGCTGCGGACTGTGAGATGTTTCAGGATGTTCTATCACAACTTGCTGATCTCAGGATCCAG GGAACAGAAGGAGCTGAAGGAGAGGTCATAAACTTGACTGATAAAATTCCCCTGAGTCCTCCGCATGAGCAAGCAGATGAAATGGTACCAGAGGGGGAAAAGGCAACACTTCTACTTCCTGGATGGAGCGAGAAGATGGCTCAAGGAATTTTGTCTG gAGCTACGAAATTGAGTCAGTCATTTGCAAAAGGCGCAGAGGCCACTGGGAATATCATTCAGAAAGGAGCAGCCAGGATCCGGGACCGCATCACACCAGAGGAGACCCCATCTGAGGTCAGTCCACAGGTCACCCAAGGTCTGAATGCTACCAAACAAGCCACCGGGGGCGCTGTTCGAGTCAGTAAATTCTTAG TGAATGGCATCAGTACAATTGCAGGACATGTGGCAGAAAAGGTGACACCGCATGTGAAGAAGCACGGTGCTAAGCTGGTCCCAGAGTCTCTGAAAAAAAGTCAGGATGGCCAGGCTTCCAACTTCGATGGAGCCAAGTTTGTAGCAGCCAGCAGCATACAAG GTTTAAGTACAGTTTGGGGAAGTCTAGAGACTGGAGCAAAACACGTCTGCAAAAGTGTTGCAACTGAAACTGTCACAACAGTAAAGTACAA GTACGGCAATGATGCGGGCCAAGCCACAGATACAGCTCTCCGTTCAGTGGGCAACATTGGTCTGACTGCACATAATTTTGACAATCTGGGTCTCAAAGCCTTCCTGAAGACAACTGGCAAGCAGACGGCCAAGGCCATGGTTAAAGAATCTGACGATGAGGAAACCGAAGAGAGTACGatgcaaaatgacaaacatcTCACACAAGCTGAGAAGGGGGTGGAGATGAAAGAAGAGGCACCAGAAAAGACAAAGGATGTGAATAAGGAACAAGACggaaagaagaaagaataa
- the sparta gene encoding spartin a isoform X2 — translation MAEPAELLVIKDQYELAQQSMNHGSAAQEADNKSEALVYYKKSRLHLRQGLEVPTGGERHQGEVWDKARQLQQKMKEMLGTIDIRLSDLEKSTPRDTHLLCKFSTPLYPDLVINSQPTNSSVLHLYPTIPDTTRSTTPAPISSIFPAVPNTHTLPAADLETVAMDSSTDLPPAYTPKPMDGHRSLAYDPAGGGLWSREPPDGKELLSIPSGVQLFFVEPNGQVSSLSSPGYLRVITTDNQQSDRSAGKPSGFLHVCDRLYPLSANTPVLLANSGIYMFPDCLAELPGSYVGLVLSSELPAADCEMFQDVLSQLADLRIQGTEGAEGEVINLTDKIPLSPPHEQADEMVPEGEKATLLLPGWSEKMAQGILSGATKLSQSFAKGAEATGNIIQKGAARIRDRITPEETPSEVSPQVTQGLNATKQATGGAVRVSKFLVNGISTIAGHVAEKVTPHVKKHGAKLVPESLKKSQDGQASNFDGAKFVAASSIQGLSTVWGSLETGAKHVCKSVATETVTTVKYKFRGLENLLNMSGKM, via the exons ATGGCTGAGCCTGCTGAACTGCTGGTCATTAAGGATCAGTATGAGCTGGCCCAACAATCCATGAACCATGGATCAGCGGCTCAGGAAGCTGACAACAAATCAGAAGCTCTGGTGTATTACAAGAAGAGTCGTCTGCATCTTCGTCAAGGACTGGAGGTTCCTACTGGAGGGGAAAGGCATCAAGGAGAGGTCTGGGACAAGGCTAGGCAGCTTCAGCAGAAGATGAAGGAAATGTTAGGGACTATCGACATCCGTCTGTCTGATCTGGAAAAGTCCACACCAAGGGACACACACTTACTGTGCAAATTTTCTACTCCTCTTTACCCAGACTTGGTAATTAACAGTCAGCCCACCAATAGTTCTGTCCTCCATCTGTACCCCACCATACCAGATACAACCCGCAGCACAACACCAGCCCCCATCAGTTCTATTTTCCCTGCtgtcccaaacacacacacactccctgcAGCTGATCTGGAAACTGTGGCCATGGATAGCTCAACAGACCTGCCTCCAGCATACACTCCAAAGCCAATGGATGGGCACCGCAGCCTGGCTTACGATCCTGCTGGAGGCGGCCTCTGGTCAAGGGAACCACCAGATGGGAAGGAGCTGCTCTCCATCCCCTCTGGGGTGCAGCTGTTCTTTGTCGAACCAAACGGTCAGGTCAGCTCTCTCTCCTCTCCGGGCTACCTCCGTGTCATCACAACGGATAATCAGCAAAGTGATCGCAGTGCTGGAAAACCCTCTGGATTTTTACAT GTGTGTGACCGCCTGTATCCCCTGTCAGCAAACACCCCGGTGCTGCTGGCTAACTCTGGCATCTACATGTTCCCCGACTGCTTGGCAGAGTTACCCGGCTCCTATGTGGGTTTAGTGCTGTCGTCTGAACTGCCTGCTGCGGACTGTGAGATGTTTCAGGATGTTCTATCACAACTTGCTGATCTCAGGATCCAG GGAACAGAAGGAGCTGAAGGAGAGGTCATAAACTTGACTGATAAAATTCCCCTGAGTCCTCCGCATGAGCAAGCAGATGAAATGGTACCAGAGGGGGAAAAGGCAACACTTCTACTTCCTGGATGGAGCGAGAAGATGGCTCAAGGAATTTTGTCTG gAGCTACGAAATTGAGTCAGTCATTTGCAAAAGGCGCAGAGGCCACTGGGAATATCATTCAGAAAGGAGCAGCCAGGATCCGGGACCGCATCACACCAGAGGAGACCCCATCTGAGGTCAGTCCACAGGTCACCCAAGGTCTGAATGCTACCAAACAAGCCACCGGGGGCGCTGTTCGAGTCAGTAAATTCTTAG TGAATGGCATCAGTACAATTGCAGGACATGTGGCAGAAAAGGTGACACCGCATGTGAAGAAGCACGGTGCTAAGCTGGTCCCAGAGTCTCTGAAAAAAAGTCAGGATGGCCAGGCTTCCAACTTCGATGGAGCCAAGTTTGTAGCAGCCAGCAGCATACAAG GTTTAAGTACAGTTTGGGGAAGTCTAGAGACTGGAGCAAAACACGTCTGCAAAAGTGTTGCAACTGAAACTGTCACAACAGTAAAGTACAA atttaGGGGTTTAGAGAATCTTTTAAACATGTCTGGGAAGATGTGA